The Sphingobacterium lactis sequence ACGGTCGCATATCCCGGCGCACGCTTTTCAGGATCACATCGATGGCATCCAAAGTGTCCACGCGGACCATGGAAACCTCATCAATAACCAACAGCTCCAGCTCCTGAAGGATGGCACGACGGTTCTTGGTCAGCTTAATGGTGCTGAAAAGTCGGTGTTTATTGTAGATAAATTGATCCTTGTCCTCCCATTGCAAGGGATAATCTTCCACAAAAACACCAAACGGTAGCCAGAACAGTGCATGGAGGGTTGTCCCACCTGCATTCATGGCTGCAACACCCGTAGGGGCAGTAATCGCCATCTTCTTATAACTGTTTTCCCGGATGAATTTGAGGAATGTGGTCTTTCCCGTCCCTGCCTTTCCCGTTAGGAAGACCGGTTGTTGGGTTTGGTTCACGAAGGCAACGGCTTTGGCAAAAATATCGTTCTGTGTATCGAAAGTTGACATAAGGATCTTACAATTTGTACAAATATAAGCCAAATCATTGGTTAGCGTTTTGACATCGTTTGATTTGATTTAAATTTATGTTATCTTCACATTAGTTAAACACAGTTACCATGACATATATTGATAAAAGCGAATTATTTCAAGAGATAGAAGGAAAGTTGACCGAGAAAGGTTTTAAGATTGAAAGTGAGGATCAGAATAGACCTTGGGGCGGTTTCTTTGTTATCAATGAAGATCAGGCACAGGAGTTTGCCAACGCATATTTTGAGGGACTTGATGTCCAGGATTTAAAGATCTCGGGCAAATTGAGCCCAAAAGTTTTGGTTGTCGGCCCGAACAAGCGTCTATCATGGCAGTATCACCACCGTAGAGCGGAAATTTGGCGTGTGATTCGTGGCGAGGTTGGCGTGGTGACCAGCGATACAGATGAGGAACATGAATTGAAGATCTTGAAGGAAGGCGATTCTATCCGTCTGGTTCAAGGCGAGAGACATCGTTTGGTCGGTCTAGGCTCCTATGGTGTTGTTGCGGAAATCTGGCAGCACACGGACGCCGGAAACCCTTCCGATGAAGACGATATCGTTCGTGTACAAGATGATTTCGGTAGATAATCCAATACATCAAAATTCCAAAGCTGTTTGAACGGGATTCGCAAAAATAAGCCGTTCAGGTGATGGATGCATAACATTTTACAAAGTGGCCCTAACAGGCCACTTTTTTTTGTTTTACATTCTCCATTTATTTAACCAAAACATACTCATAGCCAAAGGGTTTAATAAAATATTTCACGTGAAATAGCTAATAACTACCGATAATGTGGAAAACCACCTTTCATTGGCTTGGCTCATTTGCATCTCCAATGTGCTGTATTCCCTACAAAACCAGCCATATTCCATCTTTTCCACGCGCAATGTGACCGAATTGTGCAAAAGTGTTGTGCAAAAGTCGATTAACTTTTTTATATTTTTGCGATGGTTCAATTATCTTGGATATTTTATGAGTACATATAATGAAGATAGTATACGGTCCTTGGACTGGAAAGAGCATATTCGTTTGCGTCCGGGGATGTATATCGGTAAGTTGGGGGATGGATCTGCCTATGACGATGGGATTTATGTCCTGTTGAAAGAGGTGGTCGACAACTCCATCGATGAGTTTGTGATGGGTGCGGGAAAGATTATCGATATCACCGTGAATGAAAATAAAGTCAGTGTCCGCGATTATGGCCGTGGTATTCCCATTGGCTCCGTCGTGGACGTGGTATCGAAAATCAATACGGGAGGTAAATACGACAGTAAGGCTTTCCAGAAATCGGTAGGTTTGAATGGGGTGGGTACCAAGGCGGTGAACGCCTTGTCCAACCAATTTTCGGTCCAATCCTACCGTCAAAATGTAACACGTATCGCCCAATTCAGCAAAGGAGAATTGGTATCGGACGAGCAGAAAGAAACGACCCAGCGCAACGGTACGGCAGTCATCTTTTATCCGGACGACAGCATCTTTAAGAACTACAAGTACCGCTTGGAATTCGTAGAGAACATGATCTGGAATTATGTGTTCCTGAACTCGGGCTTAACCATCAACTTCAACGGGCAAAAATTCATTTCCGAAAACGGCCTTAAGGATCTTTTGGAGCGGAATGTCGATACGGAAGGCATGCGTTATCCGATCATCCACCTGCGTGGAGAAGACATTGAGATTGCCATGACCCACGGCCAGCAATATGGCGAGGAATATTATTCCTTCGTGAATGGACAGCATACCACCCAGGGTGGTACCCACCAAGCCGCATTTCGGGAAGCTGTCGTGAAGACGATCCGCGAGTTCTACAAAAAGGAATTTGATGCATCGGATGTGCGGGCTTCCATTATTGGCGCCATTGCCATTAAGGTTCAGGAACCGGTGTTCGAATCGCAGACCAAGACGAAATTGGGTTCGCAGAGTGTCGGACCGGAAGGTCCTACCGTCCGGACGTTCATCAACGATTTTGTCAAGAAAGCGTTGGATGATTATCTCCATAAGAATCCTGCAACGGCTGAAGCCCTGCAAAAGCGTATCCTCCAATCGGAGCGCGAGCGTAAGGACATCGCCGGTATAAAGAAACTGGCCAACGAAAGAGCCAAGAAGGCATCGCTACATAACCGCAAATTGCGGGATTGCAAGATCCATTTTAGCGATAAGCACGAGCGCAACCAGGAAACTACCCTTTTCATTACCGAGGGGGATTCCGCTTCCGGATCGATCACCAAATCCAGGGATGTACAGACCCAGGCTGTCTTCAGTTTGAAAGGAAAGCCGCTGAACTCCTATGGATTGACGAAAAAGATCGTCTATGAAAACGAAGAATTCAACCTGCTACAGCACGCCCTGAATATTGAGGATGGCATCGAAGGTCTCCGCTACAACAATATCGTAATTGCAACGGATGCCGATGTGGATGGAATGCACATCCGCTTGTTAATGATGACCTTCTTTCTGCAGTTCTTCCCTGACCTGGTCAAAGCGGGTCATGTGATGATCTTGCAGACTCCACTATTCCGTGTCCGCAACAAGAAGGAAACCATCTATTGCTATTCCGATGAAGAACGCATCCGCGCGATAGCCAAATTAGGAGGCAAACCGGAGATCACCCGATTCAAGGGACTGGGTGAGATCTCGCCATCTGAATTCGGCTTGTTCATCGGGGAAGATATGCGCCTAGAGCCAGTGATCTTATCTAAGGAAAATAAGCTTCCACAGATGCTGGAATACTACATGGGCAAGAATACACCCGACAGGCAGCACCATATCGTCAATAACCTCCGTGTAGAGCTGGATATTGAGGATATCGCGGAGAAAGCGAAAGCTGAAGCAAACGATGAAATCGAAGCGGTTCAAGAAGCCGTTTAAACCAAATCAGGAGCGGCAAAACCCCGCTCCTGATTTTCAACCTAACCAACATGAACAATCAAACCTTGATTCTGATCCAATGTCAGGATGCCGTTGGCCTTGTCGCCATAATTTCCAATGTCCTTGCCGCCCATGACCTCAATATTGTCACCATGCGTGAGTTTGTTGATGAAGAAAAAGGGAAATTCTTTGTACGCGTAGTCTGTACGGGGGACCTTACGGATAAGGATGTACTCAAAAAGGCGTTGGAAAGCAGATTGCCGCAACAGGCTTTTGTGATGGTCAACCCGGACCTGCGCAAGAAACTTGTCCTGTTGGTAACCAAAGAGCACCATTGCCTCGCCGATATCCTGGTCCGCAACTACTTCCAGACCATGCAGGCGGAGGTTGTGGCCGTCATTGGCAATTACGATAACCTGCAGGAGTTCAGCAAAAAATTTGACATCCCCTTTCATTACATCAGC is a genomic window containing:
- a CDS encoding phosphoheptose isomerase; translation: MTYIDKSELFQEIEGKLTEKGFKIESEDQNRPWGGFFVINEDQAQEFANAYFEGLDVQDLKISGKLSPKVLVVGPNKRLSWQYHHRRAEIWRVIRGEVGVVTSDTDEEHELKILKEGDSIRLVQGERHRLVGLGSYGVVAEIWQHTDAGNPSDEDDIVRVQDDFGR
- a CDS encoding DNA topoisomerase IV subunit B; translation: MSTYNEDSIRSLDWKEHIRLRPGMYIGKLGDGSAYDDGIYVLLKEVVDNSIDEFVMGAGKIIDITVNENKVSVRDYGRGIPIGSVVDVVSKINTGGKYDSKAFQKSVGLNGVGTKAVNALSNQFSVQSYRQNVTRIAQFSKGELVSDEQKETTQRNGTAVIFYPDDSIFKNYKYRLEFVENMIWNYVFLNSGLTINFNGQKFISENGLKDLLERNVDTEGMRYPIIHLRGEDIEIAMTHGQQYGEEYYSFVNGQHTTQGGTHQAAFREAVVKTIREFYKKEFDASDVRASIIGAIAIKVQEPVFESQTKTKLGSQSVGPEGPTVRTFINDFVKKALDDYLHKNPATAEALQKRILQSERERKDIAGIKKLANERAKKASLHNRKLRDCKIHFSDKHERNQETTLFITEGDSASGSITKSRDVQTQAVFSLKGKPLNSYGLTKKIVYENEEFNLLQHALNIEDGIEGLRYNNIVIATDADVDGMHIRLLMMTFFLQFFPDLVKAGHVMILQTPLFRVRNKKETIYCYSDEERIRAIAKLGGKPEITRFKGLGEISPSEFGLFIGEDMRLEPVILSKENKLPQMLEYYMGKNTPDRQHHIVNNLRVELDIEDIAEKAKAEANDEIEAVQEAV